In Thioalkalivibrio paradoxus ARh 1, the following are encoded in one genomic region:
- the ribBA gene encoding bifunctional 3,4-dihydroxy-2-butanone-4-phosphate synthase/GTP cyclohydrolase II, with protein sequence MEFASTQEILDELRAGRMVVIVDDEDRENEGDLLMLASHVRPEDVNFMAKYGRGLICLTLTRERCRQLALPLMVTDTNDLHATNFTVSIEAAEGVTTGISAYDRAHTIRTAVAPNARPEDIIQPGHVFPLMAQPGGVLVRAGHTEAGCDLARLAGAEPAAVIVEILNEDGSMARRPDLERFCAEHGLKMGTIESLIRYRIENEKTVRRAAELDLPTAHGEFRLIAFQDEVDHGLHFALVRGHPKASEPTLVRVHLEQTICDTLGFTGPDCGWPLDDALRRIDEAGSGVAVVLRKSESAETLIRRLHDLAGGHADLRPPVQTSADWRMYGIGAQILADVGVGKMRLLSAPKRFHGLGGFGLEVVDYVKDA encoded by the coding sequence ATGGAATTTGCCAGTACCCAAGAGATCCTCGACGAACTGCGCGCCGGCCGCATGGTGGTGATCGTGGACGACGAGGACCGCGAGAACGAGGGCGATCTGCTGATGCTCGCCTCGCACGTGCGGCCCGAGGACGTGAACTTCATGGCCAAGTACGGCCGCGGTCTGATCTGCCTGACGCTGACCCGCGAACGCTGCCGCCAGCTGGCGCTGCCGCTGATGGTGACCGACACCAACGACCTGCATGCCACCAACTTCACGGTGTCGATCGAGGCGGCCGAAGGCGTGACCACCGGCATTTCCGCCTACGACCGCGCGCACACGATCCGCACCGCGGTGGCGCCGAACGCCCGCCCCGAGGACATCATCCAGCCCGGGCACGTGTTCCCGCTGATGGCCCAGCCGGGCGGGGTACTGGTGCGTGCCGGCCACACCGAGGCCGGCTGCGACCTCGCGCGCCTCGCCGGGGCCGAACCGGCCGCGGTGATCGTCGAGATCCTGAACGAGGACGGCAGCATGGCCCGGCGCCCCGACCTCGAGCGCTTCTGCGCCGAGCACGGGCTGAAGATGGGCACCATCGAGAGCCTGATCCGCTACCGCATCGAGAACGAGAAGACCGTGCGCCGTGCGGCCGAACTGGACCTGCCCACCGCCCACGGCGAGTTCCGGCTGATCGCGTTCCAGGACGAAGTCGACCACGGCCTGCACTTCGCGCTGGTGCGCGGGCACCCGAAAGCGAGCGAGCCGACGCTGGTGCGCGTGCACCTGGAACAGACGATCTGTGACACCCTGGGTTTCACCGGCCCCGACTGCGGCTGGCCGCTGGACGACGCGCTGCGCCGTATCGACGAGGCGGGCTCCGGGGTCGCGGTGGTGCTGCGAAAGTCGGAATCCGCCGAAACGCTGATCCGGCGCCTGCACGACCTCGCCGGCGGTCACGCCGACCTGCGCCCGCCGGTGCAGACCTCGGCGGACTGGCGCATGTACGGTATCGGCGCGCAGATCCTGGCGGACGTCGGGGTAGGGAAGATGCGCCTGCTATCGGCCCCGAAACGCTTCCATGGCCTCGGTGGCTTCGGCCTGGAAGTCGTCGACTACGTGAAGGACGCCTGA
- the ribD gene encoding bifunctional diaminohydroxyphosphoribosylaminopyrimidine deaminase/5-amino-6-(5-phosphoribosylamino)uracil reductase RibD: MSDERFMARALQLARVGLYTTDPNPRVGSVVVRAGEIIGEGTHWRAGEPHAEIHALHAAGERARGATVYVTLEPCSHHGRTPPCADALIAAGVARVVIAMQDPNPRVAGRGIERLRNAGIEVRPGVLEFEARQLNPGFVRRMQSGRPWVRVKLASSLDGRTAMASGESRWITGPAARRDVQHWRARAGAILTGSGTVLADDPRLTVRLTPAELLADDGHAPNQTPELADVAPRHPPRVVVDSRLQTPRSARLLDGEGSVLVLTTAERAASDKARDLRLRGAEVEAAPEREDGQLDLGAVLERLGEREVNELHVEAGAGLAGALARCGLVDEWLLYLAPCLMGSGARPLLDWPLQHMAERAELDLFACDRVGDALRLRAWPLPPV; encoded by the coding sequence ATGAGCGACGAACGGTTCATGGCGCGCGCGCTGCAGTTGGCACGCGTTGGCCTTTACACCACCGACCCGAACCCCAGGGTCGGGAGCGTCGTGGTGCGCGCGGGCGAAATCATCGGCGAGGGCACCCACTGGCGCGCTGGGGAGCCGCACGCGGAGATCCACGCCTTGCATGCCGCCGGCGAGCGGGCGCGGGGCGCCACCGTGTACGTCACGCTCGAACCCTGTTCTCACCATGGCCGGACCCCGCCCTGCGCCGATGCGCTGATTGCGGCCGGGGTGGCACGGGTCGTGATCGCGATGCAGGATCCGAACCCCCGCGTCGCCGGGCGTGGCATCGAGCGCCTTCGGAATGCCGGTATCGAAGTGCGCCCCGGGGTTCTCGAGTTCGAGGCTCGCCAGCTGAATCCGGGGTTCGTCCGGCGCATGCAGAGCGGGCGGCCCTGGGTCCGGGTCAAGCTTGCGTCCAGCCTGGACGGGCGTACCGCAATGGCCTCTGGCGAGTCCCGCTGGATCACCGGCCCGGCTGCGCGCCGCGACGTGCAGCACTGGCGCGCCCGGGCCGGGGCAATCCTGACGGGCAGCGGCACCGTGCTTGCCGACGACCCGCGTCTGACCGTGCGCCTGACGCCGGCCGAGCTGCTGGCCGATGATGGCCATGCCCCAAACCAAACCCCCGAGCTCGCGGATGTCGCCCCGCGGCACCCGCCGCGGGTGGTGGTCGATTCCAGGCTGCAGACCCCGCGTTCCGCACGCCTGCTCGACGGCGAAGGTTCGGTACTCGTGTTGACCACCGCCGAGCGCGCGGCGTCGGACAAGGCCCGGGATCTGCGCCTGCGGGGAGCGGAGGTCGAGGCGGCACCGGAACGGGAAGACGGGCAGCTCGATCTGGGCGCCGTGCTGGAGCGGCTCGGCGAACGCGAGGTCAACGAACTGCATGTGGAAGCCGGCGCGGGCCTTGCCGGGGCGCTGGCCCGTTGCGGGCTGGTCGATGAGTGGCTGCTCTACCTTGCACCCTGCCTGATGGGCTCCGGAGCGCGCCCGCTGCTCGACTGGCCGTTGCAGCACATGGCCGAGCGCGCCGAACTCGACCTGTTCGCCTGCGACCGGGTCGGCGACGCCCTGCGCCTGCGGGCCTGGCCGCTGCCGCCCGTGTAG
- a CDS encoding TRAP transporter permease, producing MSGSRVEAGQTGAAVLAEHMETGARRPGRVVGFVVAATALAWSLFQLWIVSPLPYSLGFGVIPETQARSIHLAFAVFLAFLLFPARLPSRHGPHIAAGFYLLLALGLWLLAWQQHQAEQPWVPVYLLIGGVALALAWPAWRPAPLERIPWIDWLLAFAAALTAGYLFLFHQELAQRPGRPILADMIAAGLGMLLLLEATRRVLGPALMVIAGVFLLYTFAGPWMPDVLAHRGASFGRAMSQQWLSNEGVFGIALGVSTSFVFLFVLFGALLERAGAGGYFIRVAFALLGHLRGGPAKAAVVASGLTGVVSGSSIANVVTTGTFTVPLMKRTGFPAAKAGAVEVASSVNGQLMPPVMGAAAFLMVEYVGIPYVEVIKHAFLPALIAYLALLYIVHLEACKSGLEGLPRRGSSTVLRTGLALGLSVSGLLVLAGLVYFGLGWIKTLAGDHSFYVIGALVAIAYLGLLWLACRVPESQAELDPEIRELPAPGPTIQGGLHYLLPVVVLIWALVVERLSPGLSAFWAVLFLIGILLTQRPLMLFFRGRRGHLQAAMAGVHDLGQGLVQGARNMIGIGVATAAAGIIVGTVAMTGIGLVMTDLVEWLSGGHLLLMLLLTAVICLVLGLGLPTTANYIIVATLMAPVIVDLAAQNDLLIPLIAAHLFVFYFGIMADVTPPVGLASFAAAAVARADPIRTGIQAFWYSLRTVTLPFVFVFNTQLLLIGVDNLWQLTLTFFGSLAGILVFVAATQHYLLVRNRVWETALLLLVALTLLVPGVWMDRLHPPLSTLPAAEVEAAAEAAPAQGHLRLEVSDYDLDGEEVTRRVMLPLGDPGPGSERLTAAGLGLMVFGDQVNVSFVRFGSAAERLGVESGARITAVFVPADRPAPEWFFLPALLLLAMVAWAQRQRAPALR from the coding sequence ATGAGCGGAAGCCGCGTCGAGGCCGGCCAGACCGGAGCGGCGGTCCTGGCCGAGCATATGGAAACCGGGGCCCGGCGCCCCGGCCGGGTCGTCGGCTTCGTGGTCGCGGCCACCGCGCTGGCCTGGTCGCTGTTCCAGCTCTGGATCGTCTCGCCGCTACCGTACAGCCTGGGGTTCGGGGTGATCCCCGAGACCCAGGCCCGCTCGATCCATCTGGCCTTCGCGGTCTTTCTGGCGTTCCTGCTGTTTCCCGCGCGCCTGCCGTCGCGCCACGGCCCGCACATCGCGGCCGGATTCTACCTGCTGCTGGCGCTGGGTCTGTGGCTGTTGGCCTGGCAGCAGCACCAGGCGGAACAACCCTGGGTGCCGGTCTACCTGCTGATCGGCGGCGTGGCGCTCGCGCTGGCCTGGCCGGCCTGGCGACCGGCACCGCTGGAACGCATTCCCTGGATCGACTGGCTGCTGGCGTTCGCCGCGGCGCTCACCGCCGGCTACCTGTTCCTGTTCCACCAGGAGCTCGCCCAGCGGCCCGGGCGCCCGATCCTGGCGGACATGATCGCGGCCGGCCTGGGAATGCTGCTGCTGCTCGAGGCCACGCGCCGCGTGCTGGGCCCGGCGCTGATGGTGATCGCCGGCGTCTTCCTGCTGTACACCTTCGCCGGCCCGTGGATGCCGGATGTGCTGGCGCACCGCGGCGCGTCGTTCGGGCGCGCGATGTCGCAGCAATGGCTGTCGAACGAGGGCGTATTCGGCATCGCGCTGGGGGTCTCGACCAGCTTCGTGTTCCTGTTCGTGCTGTTCGGCGCATTGCTCGAGCGGGCCGGCGCCGGCGGCTATTTCATCCGTGTGGCGTTCGCGCTGCTCGGGCACCTGCGCGGTGGCCCGGCGAAGGCGGCCGTGGTCGCGTCGGGGCTGACCGGGGTCGTGTCCGGGTCGTCGATCGCGAACGTGGTGACTACCGGCACCTTCACCGTGCCGCTGATGAAACGCACCGGATTCCCCGCAGCGAAGGCGGGCGCGGTCGAGGTCGCGAGTTCGGTGAACGGACAGCTGATGCCGCCGGTGATGGGGGCCGCGGCGTTCCTGATGGTCGAATACGTCGGCATCCCCTACGTCGAGGTGATCAAGCATGCGTTTCTGCCGGCGCTGATCGCCTACCTCGCGCTGCTCTACATCGTGCATCTCGAGGCCTGCAAGTCCGGGCTCGAGGGGCTGCCGCGGCGCGGCAGCAGCACCGTGCTGCGCACCGGGCTGGCGCTGGGACTTTCGGTCAGCGGCCTGCTGGTGCTGGCCGGGCTGGTCTACTTTGGCCTTGGCTGGATCAAGACGCTCGCGGGCGATCACTCGTTCTACGTGATCGGCGCACTCGTCGCAATCGCGTACCTGGGGCTGCTCTGGCTCGCCTGCCGCGTGCCCGAGTCGCAGGCGGAATTGGACCCCGAGATCCGCGAATTGCCCGCCCCCGGCCCGACGATCCAGGGCGGGCTGCATTACCTGCTGCCGGTGGTCGTGCTGATCTGGGCGCTGGTGGTGGAACGGCTGTCGCCGGGGCTGTCGGCGTTCTGGGCGGTGCTGTTTCTGATCGGGATCCTGCTGACACAGCGCCCGCTGATGCTGTTCTTCCGCGGCCGGCGCGGACATCTGCAGGCCGCAATGGCGGGCGTTCACGACCTCGGGCAGGGGCTGGTGCAGGGAGCACGCAACATGATCGGGATCGGCGTGGCCACGGCCGCCGCCGGGATCATCGTCGGCACCGTGGCGATGACCGGTATCGGCCTGGTGATGACCGACCTGGTCGAGTGGCTGTCCGGGGGGCACCTGCTATTGATGCTGTTGCTGACCGCGGTGATCTGCCTGGTCCTGGGCCTGGGGCTGCCGACCACCGCGAACTACATCATCGTCGCCACATTGATGGCGCCGGTGATCGTCGATCTCGCGGCCCAGAACGACTTGCTGATCCCGCTGATCGCGGCGCATCTGTTCGTGTTCTATTTCGGCATCATGGCCGACGTCACACCCCCGGTCGGCCTCGCCTCGTTCGCCGCCGCAGCGGTGGCGCGGGCGGACCCGATCCGCACCGGCATCCAGGCCTTCTGGTACAGCCTGCGGACCGTCACGCTGCCGTTCGTGTTCGTATTCAACACCCAGTTGCTGCTGATCGGCGTCGACAACCTGTGGCAGCTCACGCTGACGTTCTTCGGTTCGCTGGCCGGCATCCTGGTGTTCGTCGCGGCCACGCAGCACTACCTGCTGGTGCGCAACCGGGTCTGGGAAACGGCTCTGCTGCTGCTGGTGGCGCTGACGCTGCTGGTGCCCGGAGTCTGGATGGACCGCCTGCATCCCCCGCTGAGCACTCTGCCCGCGGCCGAGGTAGAGGCGGCGGCCGAGGCCGCACCCGCCCAGGGTCATCTGCGGCTGGAAGTGTCCGACTACGACCTCGACGGCGAGGAAGTCACGCGGCGCGTGATGCTGCCACTGGGGGATCCCGGCCCAGGCTCGGAGCGACTGACCGCCGCCGGCCTCGGGCTGATGGTGTTCGGCGATCAGGTAAACGTGAGTTTCGTCCGTTTCGGTTCCGCGGCGGAACGGCTCGGGGTGGAATCCGGCGCGCGCATCACCGCAGTGTTCGTTCCCGCCGACCGTCCGGCCCCGGAGTGGTTCTTCCTGCCCGCGCTGCTGCTTCTGGCCATGGTCGCCTGGGCCCAGCGCCAACGCGCCCCGGCGCTGCGGTAG
- the ispG gene encoding flavodoxin-dependent (E)-4-hydroxy-3-methylbut-2-enyl-diphosphate synthase yields the protein MVGTHPLDHGTPVNSSITRHSTTPVRVGPVTVGSDAPIVVQSMTNTDTADAVRTAIQVAELARAGSELVRITVNTEAAAAAVPEIRERLAQMGLDVPLVGDFHFNGHKLLGKYPACAEALAKLRINPGNVGRGSKRDRQFEAMIEVACRYDKPVRIGVNWGSLDQAVLARLLDENAARPEPMPLEDVTREALIASALESAAQAEALGLPHDRIVLSAKVSGVQPLIRVYRDLAARCDYPLHLGLTEAGMGVKGIVASTAALAVLLQQGIGDTIRISLTPEPGGDRTQEVIVAQEILQSLGLRSFLPSVIACPGCGRTSSDYFQRLAQDIQGFIRHQMPDWKKRYPGVEEMTVAVMGCVVNGPGESKHANIGISLPGTGEVPVAPVYEDGEKTVTLKGERIAEEFQARVEAYIERRYGHRDDAVRP from the coding sequence ATGGTGGGCACGCATCCCTTGGACCACGGCACCCCTGTGAACTCCTCCATTACCCGGCATTCCACCACGCCCGTTCGGGTCGGCCCCGTGACCGTCGGCAGCGACGCGCCGATCGTCGTGCAGTCGATGACCAACACCGACACCGCCGATGCGGTGCGCACCGCCATCCAGGTCGCGGAGCTGGCCCGCGCGGGCTCGGAACTGGTGCGCATCACGGTGAATACCGAGGCAGCGGCTGCGGCGGTGCCGGAGATCCGCGAGCGCCTGGCGCAGATGGGTCTGGACGTGCCGCTGGTCGGCGATTTCCATTTCAATGGCCACAAGCTGCTGGGGAAATACCCGGCCTGCGCCGAGGCGCTGGCCAAGCTGCGCATCAATCCGGGGAACGTCGGGCGCGGGTCGAAGCGCGACCGCCAGTTCGAGGCGATGATCGAGGTGGCCTGCCGCTACGACAAGCCGGTGCGCATCGGCGTGAACTGGGGCAGCCTGGACCAGGCGGTGCTCGCGCGGCTGCTGGACGAGAACGCCGCGCGCCCCGAGCCGATGCCGCTGGAGGATGTGACCCGCGAGGCATTGATCGCGTCGGCGCTCGAGAGCGCGGCGCAGGCCGAGGCCCTCGGGCTGCCGCACGACCGGATCGTCCTGTCGGCCAAGGTCAGCGGCGTGCAGCCGCTGATTCGCGTGTACCGCGATCTCGCCGCGCGCTGCGATTATCCGCTGCATCTCGGGCTGACCGAGGCGGGCATGGGCGTGAAGGGGATCGTCGCGTCGACCGCGGCGCTCGCGGTGCTGCTGCAGCAGGGCATCGGCGACACCATCCGGATCTCGCTGACCCCGGAACCCGGCGGCGATCGCACCCAGGAGGTGATCGTCGCGCAGGAGATTCTGCAGAGCCTCGGTCTGCGCAGCTTCCTGCCGTCGGTGATCGCCTGCCCGGGCTGCGGGCGGACCTCCAGCGACTATTTCCAGCGCCTCGCGCAGGACATCCAGGGTTTCATCCGGCACCAGATGCCGGACTGGAAGAAGCGCTACCCGGGCGTCGAGGAGATGACCGTGGCGGTGATGGGCTGCGTGGTGAACGGTCCCGGCGAGAGCAAGCACGCGAACATCGGCATCAGCCTGCCCGGGACCGGCGAGGTGCCGGTGGCGCCGGTGTACGAGGACGGCGAGAAGACCGTGACGCTGAAGGGCGAGCGCATCGCCGAGGAATTCCAGGCGCGGGTCGAGGCCTACATCGAGCGCCGCTACGGGCACCGGGACGACGCGGTCCGGCCGTGA
- a CDS encoding riboflavin synthase — protein MFTGIIETLGSIAALEPRGGDLRLKVRAPGMDLSDTQLGDSISVNGVCLTVTALEGGQFAADVSRESLGVTTLGDLAIGDRVNLERALTLNTRLGGHLVSGHVDGVGELVSMQPDARSTRVRFRAPDPLARYIAAKGSITIDGTSLTVNAVDGASFDVNIIPHTWSLTRFSVYRVGTRVNLEVDLIARYLERLMLGERAAQPGGAGELSESWLAEQGFANHSGPRD, from the coding sequence ATGTTCACTGGAATCATCGAGACCCTGGGCAGCATCGCGGCACTGGAGCCGCGTGGCGGCGACCTGCGCCTGAAGGTGCGGGCTCCGGGAATGGACCTTTCCGATACGCAACTCGGCGACTCGATCTCGGTCAACGGCGTTTGCCTGACCGTCACTGCGCTCGAGGGCGGGCAATTCGCGGCCGACGTGAGCCGCGAGAGCCTGGGCGTCACCACACTGGGCGACCTCGCGATCGGCGACCGGGTGAATCTGGAGCGGGCGCTGACGCTGAATACGCGTCTCGGCGGGCACCTCGTCTCGGGTCATGTCGACGGCGTGGGCGAGCTGGTCTCGATGCAGCCGGACGCGCGTTCGACCCGGGTGCGTTTCCGCGCACCGGATCCGCTGGCGCGCTATATCGCCGCGAAGGGCTCGATCACCATCGACGGCACCAGCCTCACCGTGAACGCGGTCGACGGCGCCAGCTTCGACGTCAATATCATCCCCCACACCTGGAGCCTGACCCGTTTCTCGGTGTACCGGGTCGGCACCCGGGTGAATCTCGAGGTCGACCTGATCGCCCGCTACCTCGAACGCCTGATGCTCGGCGAGCGTGCCGCGCAGCCGGGCGGTGCCGGGGAGCTGTCCGAGTCCTGGCTAGCGGAGCAGGGTTTTGCCAACCATTCCGGCCCGCGCGACTGA
- a CDS encoding dodecin — MSDHVYKMLELTGSSSQSSDDAVRNAIARAAKTVRHMDWFEVVETRGHIVDGGVAHWQVTVKIGFRLED, encoded by the coding sequence ATGTCCGATCATGTGTACAAGATGCTGGAATTGACCGGGTCCTCGAGCCAGAGCAGCGACGACGCGGTGCGCAACGCGATCGCCCGCGCCGCGAAGACCGTCCGCCACATGGACTGGTTCGAGGTGGTCGAGACCCGCGGCCACATCGTCGATGGCGGCGTCGCGCATTGGCAGGTCACGGTCAAGATCGGCTTCCGCCTCGAAGACTAG
- the glyA gene encoding serine hydroxymethyltransferase → MFSIHMSINGYDPELWSAIEGEARRQEEHIELIASENYASPRVLEAQGSVLTNKYAEGYPGKRYYGGCEYVDIAETLAIDRVKQLFEADYANVQPHSGSQANAAVYMALLEPGDTVLGMSLAHGGHLTHGARVNFSGKIYHAVQYGIDDQGLLDYDEIERLALEHRPKMIVAGFSAYSRVMDWARFRAIADQVGAYLMVDMAHVSGLIAAGAYPNPVPHAHVVTSTTHKTLRGPRGGIILAKSNPELEKKFQSLVFPGTQGGPAMHVIAAKAVAFKEALEPGFRDYQQQVVANARTMAGTLMERGYSVVSGGTDNHLFLLSLIDKGMTGKAADAALGAANITVNKNAVPNDPQSPFVTSGIRIGTPAVTTRGFGETECRDLANWIADVLDDHENPAVIDAVRAKVLDVCARFPVYGQGE, encoded by the coding sequence ATGTTTTCCATCCATATGAGCATCAATGGCTACGATCCTGAACTTTGGTCCGCAATCGAAGGCGAGGCCCGGCGCCAGGAAGAGCACATCGAGCTGATTGCGTCGGAGAACTATGCCAGCCCCCGGGTACTGGAAGCGCAGGGCTCGGTGCTCACCAACAAATACGCCGAGGGCTACCCGGGCAAGCGCTACTACGGCGGCTGCGAATACGTCGACATCGCCGAAACCCTGGCGATCGATCGGGTGAAGCAGCTGTTCGAAGCCGATTACGCGAACGTGCAGCCGCATTCCGGCTCGCAGGCGAATGCCGCGGTGTACATGGCGCTGCTCGAGCCGGGCGACACGGTGCTCGGCATGAGCCTGGCGCACGGCGGGCACCTGACGCACGGGGCCCGGGTCAACTTCTCCGGCAAGATCTACCATGCGGTGCAGTACGGCATCGACGACCAGGGGCTGCTCGACTACGACGAGATCGAACGCCTGGCGCTGGAGCACCGGCCGAAGATGATCGTCGCCGGCTTCTCGGCCTACTCGCGGGTGATGGACTGGGCCCGTTTCCGCGCGATCGCCGACCAGGTGGGCGCGTACCTGATGGTCGACATGGCCCACGTCTCGGGGCTGATCGCCGCGGGCGCATATCCCAACCCGGTGCCGCACGCGCATGTGGTGACCTCGACTACACACAAGACGCTGCGCGGCCCCCGTGGCGGCATCATCCTCGCGAAGTCGAATCCGGAACTCGAGAAGAAGTTCCAGTCGCTGGTGTTCCCCGGCACGCAGGGCGGCCCGGCGATGCACGTGATCGCGGCGAAGGCCGTCGCGTTCAAGGAGGCGCTGGAGCCCGGCTTCCGCGACTACCAGCAACAGGTGGTCGCGAATGCCCGCACGATGGCCGGAACGCTGATGGAACGCGGCTACAGCGTCGTCTCGGGCGGCACCGACAACCACCTGTTCCTGCTCAGCCTGATCGACAAGGGCATGACCGGTAAGGCGGCCGACGCGGCGCTGGGCGCGGCGAACATCACCGTGAACAAGAACGCGGTGCCGAACGACCCGCAGTCGCCGTTCGTGACCAGCGGCATCCGCATCGGCACCCCGGCGGTGACCACGCGCGGCTTCGGCGAGACCGAGTGCCGGGATCTCGCGAACTGGATCGCCGACGTGCTCGACGATCACGAGAATCCGGCGGTGATCGACGCGGTGCGTGCGAAGGTGCTCGATGTCTGCGCCCGGTTCCCGGTCTACGGCCAGGGCGAATAG
- the nrdR gene encoding transcriptional regulator NrdR, giving the protein MRCPACGADDTRVVDSRVAGSEQDQIRRRRQCQVCGARFTTFERAEFSMPRVVKRSGERAAFDEGKLRAGLTLALHKRPVHTDEVEAAVERIKRRLAAYGAREIRSDRIGEWVMDELRSLDQVAYIRFASVYLSFANVQSFREAVERLEQDLTPEMRRSQLRLIDEGTEPPGSEPEP; this is encoded by the coding sequence ATGCGCTGCCCGGCCTGCGGCGCCGACGACACGCGCGTCGTGGACTCGCGCGTGGCCGGATCCGAACAGGATCAGATCCGCCGGCGCCGCCAGTGCCAGGTCTGCGGCGCCCGTTTCACCACCTTCGAGCGTGCCGAATTCAGCATGCCGCGCGTGGTCAAACGCAGCGGCGAGCGGGCCGCGTTCGACGAGGGCAAGCTCCGTGCCGGTCTGACGCTGGCGCTGCACAAGCGGCCGGTGCACACTGACGAGGTCGAGGCCGCGGTCGAGCGGATCAAGCGCCGGCTCGCCGCCTACGGGGCCCGCGAGATCCGTTCCGACCGCATCGGTGAATGGGTGATGGACGAGTTGCGCTCCCTGGATCAGGTGGCCTACATCCGCTTTGCGTCGGTGTATCTGAGCTTCGCGAACGTGCAATCCTTCCGCGAAGCGGTCGAGCGTCTGGAACAGGACCTGACCCCGGAGATGCGCCGCTCGCAGCTGCGCCTGATCGATGAGGGCACGGAACCTCCGGGGTCGGAGCCCGAGCCTTGA
- a CDS encoding TAXI family TRAP transporter solute-binding subunit, translating to MQKTLLGPGIPLVAGIALALGLSAAASADQRFITIGTGGVTGVYYPTGQSICRLVNRDRSVHGMRCNAESTGGSVFNLNSIAAGEMDFGVVQSDWQHHAYHGTDRFADQGENDELRAVFSLHPEPFTVLVRAESDIESFDDIVGKRVNVGNPGSGQRGTVERLMAEYGWSMSDFALASELPSREQGQALCDNRIDVILFTVGHPSAAIQEPIATCDARLIPVAGAVVDTLVEETPYYFPATIPAGMYPNQAEDIATFGVGATLVSSTQTTDNAVYHLTRAVFENFDSFRAMHPAFGVLDPEVMVHQGLSAPLHDGALRYYRESDLIQD from the coding sequence ATGCAGAAGACCCTACTCGGACCCGGCATTCCTCTGGTGGCCGGCATCGCGCTGGCCCTCGGGCTGAGCGCCGCCGCGAGCGCCGATCAGCGCTTCATCACCATCGGCACCGGAGGCGTCACCGGCGTGTACTACCCCACCGGGCAGAGCATCTGCCGGCTGGTGAACCGCGATCGATCGGTTCACGGCATGCGCTGCAATGCCGAGAGCACCGGGGGTTCGGTGTTCAACCTGAATTCGATCGCGGCCGGGGAGATGGATTTCGGCGTCGTGCAATCGGACTGGCAGCACCATGCCTACCATGGCACCGACCGTTTCGCCGATCAGGGCGAAAACGACGAACTCCGCGCGGTATTCTCGCTGCACCCGGAGCCGTTCACCGTGCTGGTTCGCGCCGAAAGCGATATCGAGTCGTTCGACGACATCGTCGGCAAGCGCGTGAACGTGGGCAACCCGGGCTCCGGGCAGCGCGGCACCGTGGAACGCCTGATGGCCGAGTACGGCTGGAGCATGAGCGACTTCGCCCTCGCCTCCGAGCTGCCTTCGCGCGAACAGGGGCAGGCGCTGTGCGATAACCGCATCGACGTGATCCTGTTTACCGTGGGCCATCCCTCGGCCGCGATCCAGGAGCCGATCGCGACCTGCGACGCGCGCCTGATCCCGGTGGCCGGGGCGGTCGTCGACACGCTGGTGGAGGAAACCCCCTACTATTTCCCCGCCACGATTCCGGCCGGGATGTATCCGAACCAGGCGGAGGACATCGCCACCTTCGGTGTCGGCGCGACGCTGGTGAGCTCGACGCAGACCACCGACAACGCCGTCTACCACCTCACCCGTGCGGTATTCGAGAATTTCGATTCCTTCCGCGCGATGCATCCGGCCTTCGGGGTGCTGGACCCGGAGGTCATGGTCCATCAGGGGCTGTCGGCGCCGTTGCACGACGGTGCGCTGCGCTACTATCGCGAGTCGGACCTGATCCAGGATTGA